From the Chitinispirillales bacterium genome, one window contains:
- a CDS encoding flagellar biosynthesis anti-sigma factor FlgM: MPTIGQISGNIYTAAYEPKSANAKESNTKRDEKLKDSVALSNRVSAGSSDDKNIAALKRIVESHENVRVGLVTAIKAQVDSGNYLIEDKIDKISDSIINSMFA; this comes from the coding sequence ATGCCTACTATAGGACAGATAAGCGGTAATATTTATACAGCCGCCTACGAGCCGAAATCCGCAAACGCAAAAGAATCAAACACAAAAAGAGACGAAAAACTCAAAGATTCCGTTGCGTTGAGCAATAGGGTTTCCGCCGGTTCGTCGGACGATAAAAATATCGCCGCCCTCAAAAGAATTGTCGAAAGCCATGAAAATGTGCGTGTCGGTTTGGTTACCGCCATAAAGGCGCAGGTCGATTCGGGGAATTATTTGATTGAGGACAAAATAGACAAAATAAGCGACAGCATTATAAATTCAATGTTTGCTTAA